A window of Eubacterium sp. 1001713B170207_170306_E7 contains these coding sequences:
- a CDS encoding DHH family phosphoesterase: MKEKQSTASKLYLVIFLLSLILLFYNIPLGCLGVLLCGICYWRDSQDEKQSNLRLQKAIETIYGDIDRLNQERMYELPIALVIVNEGGQICWYNQYFDRNFKKKDTATNFFGKKIQEELGIDLEALLKEKEQDFIHKDVDYTIVSNSFSDGDETLILLHFFDVTIQKKQQEIYKENEPVFCYILIDNYDDIIEQLPSHERSAVLSQIDLKINEWAKTVGAVIIQYENDHYLMIFEKEKLRAMEEERFHILDEIRETETEEKSQVTLSIGIGVSDEPLAIREADELSHAALDIALARGGDQAVVRQDEKMAFYGGTTEATEKRTKVKARVKAHGLRELIRESDNVLIMGHQTPDMDCLGAAVGLLGACKALNKTGKIVIKEINYSIKELFQYLMENDEYRESFIKPKEAEDYITPNTLLIIVDTQNANYLEVPELIDEIEKIVVIDHHRRSGKFIEKTVLNYTEAYASSTCELITELLQYLDEKESMNETEANALMAGMCMDTKMFTFKTGVRTFEAASYLRRKGADTIIAKTMLQDDLVTYSTRSEAVRNAKIYFDSIAISQLEDESEYAKIIAAQAADELLNIKGINASFILLKSGSGLVISGRSMGEINVQLILEKMGGGGHLAIAGAQLPDINDLNAGKQMLLDAIEEYMKEREEK; the protein is encoded by the coding sequence ATGAAAGAGAAGCAATCAACCGCGTCGAAGCTTTACCTGGTGATTTTTCTGCTGTCGCTGATTCTCCTGTTCTACAATATCCCGCTGGGGTGCCTGGGCGTTTTGCTCTGCGGCATCTGCTACTGGCGTGACAGCCAGGATGAAAAGCAGTCCAATCTGCGCCTTCAAAAAGCCATTGAGACCATTTACGGCGACATAGACCGGTTAAATCAGGAGCGGATGTACGAGCTGCCCATTGCCCTGGTCATTGTCAATGAAGGCGGGCAAATCTGCTGGTACAACCAGTATTTTGACCGGAATTTCAAGAAAAAGGATACAGCCACCAATTTTTTCGGGAAAAAAATTCAGGAGGAGCTGGGCATCGACCTGGAAGCGCTGCTCAAGGAAAAGGAACAGGACTTCATCCATAAAGACGTGGACTACACCATTGTGTCGAACAGCTTCAGCGACGGGGATGAAACCCTGATCCTGCTGCATTTTTTTGATGTCACCATCCAGAAAAAACAGCAGGAAATCTATAAGGAAAACGAACCGGTTTTCTGTTATATTTTAATCGACAATTATGACGATATTATCGAACAGCTTCCCAGCCACGAGCGGTCTGCGGTTTTAAGCCAGATTGACCTGAAGATCAACGAATGGGCAAAGACCGTCGGCGCTGTGATTATTCAATACGAGAATGACCATTACCTGATGATCTTTGAAAAAGAAAAGCTCAGGGCCATGGAGGAAGAACGGTTCCATATTTTAGACGAGATCCGCGAGACGGAAACCGAAGAAAAATCCCAGGTAACCCTGAGCATCGGCATCGGGGTGTCCGACGAGCCGCTGGCCATCCGCGAGGCTGATGAGCTCTCGCACGCGGCCCTGGATATTGCTCTGGCCCGCGGCGGCGACCAGGCCGTTGTCAGACAGGATGAAAAAATGGCCTTTTATGGCGGCACCACTGAAGCCACGGAAAAAAGGACCAAGGTCAAGGCCAGGGTTAAAGCCCACGGTCTCAGAGAGCTTATCCGCGAATCCGACAATGTCCTGATCATGGGGCATCAGACGCCGGATATGGACTGTCTGGGCGCGGCGGTTGGCCTGCTGGGCGCCTGCAAGGCCCTCAATAAAACCGGCAAGATTGTCATCAAAGAGATTAACTACAGCATCAAGGAGCTGTTTCAGTATCTCATGGAAAACGACGAGTACCGGGAATCCTTTATCAAGCCCAAGGAAGCAGAGGACTACATTACACCCAATACCCTGTTAATCATCGTGGATACCCAGAACGCCAATTATCTGGAGGTTCCGGAGCTGATCGACGAGATTGAAAAAATTGTGGTCATTGACCACCACCGGCGTTCCGGCAAGTTCATCGAAAAGACGGTTCTTAATTATACGGAGGCCTACGCCTCATCGACCTGCGAATTGATTACCGAGCTGCTCCAGTACCTCGACGAGAAGGAAAGTATGAACGAAACTGAAGCCAATGCCCTCATGGCCGGCATGTGTATGGATACCAAGATGTTCACCTTTAAAACCGGGGTGCGCACCTTTGAGGCAGCCTCTTATCTCCGCCGTAAAGGTGCGGATACCATTATTGCCAAAACCATGCTTCAGGATGATCTCGTGACCTATTCCACCCGCTCGGAGGCGGTGCGGAACGCGAAAATCTATTTTGACAGCATTGCCATCTCACAGCTGGAAGACGAATCAGAATATGCCAAGATCATCGCCGCACAGGCGGCGGATGAGCTGTTGAATATCAAGGGGATCAACGCGTCCTTCATCCTCTTAAAGAGCGGCAGCGGGCTGGTGATCAGCGGCCGGTCCATGGGTGAGATCAACGTTCAGTTGATCCTTGAAAAAATGGGCGGCGGCGGCCATCTGGCCATCGCGGGCGCCCAGCTTCCGGATATCAATGATCTGAATGCCGGAAAACAGATGTTACTTGACGCCATTGAAGAATATATGAAAGAGAGAGAAGAAAAATGA
- the pdxT gene encoding pyridoxal 5'-phosphate synthase glutaminase subunit PdxT has product MRNGAGNKPRVGVLALQGSVEEHLECLGRLPVQGVPVKRKETIETVDAMILPGGESTTIGKLLRDFDLMAPLKKRILKGMPVWGTCAGLILLAKHLPGEVPYLEVMDIAVRRNAYGRQLDSFKTTKVIPAFGKTPVSLVFIRAPYIEAVSEDAEVLCELDGHIVAARQKNMLATAFHPELTGDVSVYRYFLRMVEQAGA; this is encoded by the coding sequence ATGCGGAACGGGGCTGGTAATAAACCGCGCGTTGGGGTTTTGGCGCTTCAGGGCTCTGTGGAGGAGCATTTGGAGTGCCTGGGCCGCCTGCCGGTGCAGGGCGTTCCCGTCAAGCGAAAAGAGACCATCGAGACAGTGGACGCAATGATCCTGCCTGGCGGCGAGAGCACAACCATCGGTAAGCTGCTGCGGGATTTTGACCTGATGGCACCGCTGAAAAAACGTATTTTGAAAGGGATGCCGGTCTGGGGCACCTGCGCAGGGCTTATCCTGCTGGCAAAGCATCTGCCGGGGGAAGTGCCATACCTGGAAGTTATGGACATTGCGGTCAGGCGAAACGCCTATGGGCGCCAGCTTGACAGCTTTAAAACCACAAAGGTCATCCCGGCCTTTGGCAAGACCCCGGTTTCTCTGGTTTTTATCCGCGCACCCTACATAGAAGCGGTGAGTGAAGACGCTGAAGTTTTGTGTGAGCTGGACGGTCATATTGTGGCCGCCCGGCAGAAAAATATGCTGGCCACCGCCTTTCACCCGGAGTTGACCGGGGATGTAAGCGTGTACCGCTATTTTCTGCGTATGGTTGAGCAGGCAGGTGCCTGA
- a CDS encoding acylphosphatase yields MMKRYYIIVEGRVQGVGFRYFVQSIAAAYGLTGWVRNLDNGFVDMEVQGSEALIDKFMTAVRKGNHFIRVDDYSMKPIALGVDTKFKIRY; encoded by the coding sequence ATCATGAAACGCTATTATATCATCGTCGAGGGCCGCGTTCAGGGCGTCGGCTTCCGGTATTTTGTCCAGTCCATTGCCGCGGCCTATGGCCTGACAGGCTGGGTCCGCAATCTGGACAACGGGTTTGTGGATATGGAGGTACAGGGCAGTGAAGCTCTCATCGACAAGTTTATGACCGCTGTCCGCAAGGGGAATCATTTTATCCGGGTGGACGATTACTCTATGAAGCCCATTGCCCTTGGGGTCGATACCAAATTTAAAATCAGGTATTAA
- a CDS encoding DUF2232 domain-containing protein, whose amino-acid sequence MKTKAITEGAMLCALAVVIALFSSYVPFLLLLFFLIPVPMVILAEKQGFKVTLIAGLAATLILFMFMDPITAGSYGIYMIFVGCSLGYMYYKRKDGFLKLAVAYAGIFAAIILIIILLQVLTGQNFVAMLTETIDTSSAQVMDVYRSLGAFPEDQLSLLQTAVDQMKETMKMVIPLTFLVVPFFIGWANVLISDAILKRMRLPVRPLPKLSKWRLPRSFKNFLIMVVIVLLVIDLASIDAIPAVYTYTLMMMIYLLYFLMGISFVYWLLGRKRAKESMGLKILIVVLCLFIPYVSYIISFIGVADIYIDVRKFIENRDGTNI is encoded by the coding sequence ATGAAAACTAAGGCCATAACAGAGGGTGCAATGCTGTGCGCATTGGCGGTAGTCATCGCTCTGTTTTCTTCTTATGTTCCCTTTTTGCTGCTGCTTTTTTTCCTGATTCCAGTGCCGATGGTGATACTGGCGGAAAAACAGGGCTTTAAGGTAACGCTTATCGCGGGCCTGGCAGCAACACTGATTTTATTTATGTTTATGGACCCGATTACGGCTGGGAGCTATGGTATCTATATGATTTTTGTAGGCTGCAGTCTTGGGTATATGTATTACAAGCGTAAGGATGGTTTTCTTAAACTGGCGGTAGCTTATGCGGGCATTTTCGCAGCGATCATTCTGATCATTATCCTGCTGCAGGTCCTCACAGGACAGAATTTTGTCGCAATGCTCACCGAAACCATCGACACCTCGTCGGCACAGGTAATGGATGTTTACCGCTCTCTGGGCGCTTTTCCGGAGGATCAGCTGAGCCTGCTGCAAACCGCTGTTGACCAGATGAAGGAAACCATGAAAATGGTCATTCCACTGACGTTTCTGGTCGTGCCTTTTTTTATCGGCTGGGCCAACGTGTTGATCTCAGACGCGATCCTGAAGCGGATGCGTCTGCCGGTAAGACCACTGCCCAAGCTCAGCAAATGGCGTCTGCCGAGATCTTTTAAGAATTTCCTGATTATGGTGGTCATTGTCCTTTTGGTCATTGACCTGGCGTCTATTGATGCGATTCCGGCCGTTTACACCTATACGCTGATGATGATGATCTATCTTCTGTATTTTTTGATGGGGATATCCTTTGTTTACTGGCTCCTGGGCCGCAAACGGGCAAAGGAATCCATGGGCCTGAAGATTCTGATCGTCGTACTGTGCTTGTTTATACCGTATGTCTCCTATATTATTTCTTTTATAGGCGTCGCGGATATTTACATTGATGTACGAAAATTTATAGAAAATCGAGATGGTACAAACATATGA
- the rpsR gene encoding 30S ribosomal protein S18, translated as MPKPFKRRRKVCEFCERHETEVDYKDVATLKKYISERGKILPRRATGTCAKHQRKVTEAVKRARNIALLPYTSNN; from the coding sequence ATGCCAAAACCGTTTAAAAGAAGAAGAAAAGTATGCGAATTCTGTGAAAGACATGAAACAGAAGTCGATTATAAAGATGTGGCTACGTTAAAGAAATACATTTCTGAACGTGGTAAAATCTTACCGAGAAGAGCTACCGGAACCTGCGCAAAACATCAGCGTAAGGTAACCGAAGCTGTTAAACGTGCACGTAATATCGCATTATTACCTTACACATCTAACAACTAA
- the hslO gene encoding Hsp33 family molecular chaperone HslO, with translation MSDYIVRATAADGQIRAYAATTRELCAHAHKIHNTSPAATVALGRLLTAGSLMGSMMKNDDEVLTLQIKSDGPIGGITVTANSKADVKGFVFEPQVKSENPLETERVIGNGNLSIIKDIGLKEPYVGTSPLVTGEIAEDLTYYYAFSEQIPTSVALGLTLREETEVNQAGGFIIQLMPYTSEEIIDRLEKKLSQAESVTTLLEKGQSPEEILEILLGDFGVNIIDRLPAQFKCDCSRERVTKALISVGEKDLQEMIDDGKTIEVNCDFCNKHYYFTPEDLQILLQKVTKKKMQKFKLMDAEQ, from the coding sequence ATGTCTGATTATATTGTAAGAGCCACAGCTGCCGACGGCCAGATCCGCGCATATGCCGCGACGACCCGGGAGCTTTGTGCCCATGCGCATAAAATACACAACACCTCCCCGGCCGCTACTGTGGCCCTTGGCCGCCTGCTGACAGCCGGCAGCCTGATGGGGAGCATGATGAAAAACGATGATGAGGTGCTGACCCTGCAGATCAAGAGTGACGGTCCCATCGGCGGCATCACCGTCACCGCCAACAGCAAGGCTGACGTCAAGGGCTTTGTATTTGAGCCTCAGGTGAAAAGTGAAAACCCCCTGGAAACGGAAAGGGTCATCGGCAACGGAAATTTAAGTATTATTAAGGATATCGGATTAAAGGAACCCTATGTCGGTACCTCACCGCTGGTAACCGGTGAAATCGCTGAGGATTTAACCTACTATTATGCCTTTTCTGAGCAGATTCCAACCTCTGTAGCCCTTGGCCTTACCTTAAGGGAGGAGACAGAGGTCAACCAGGCCGGTGGTTTTATCATCCAGCTGATGCCTTACACCTCCGAGGAAATCATCGACCGGCTTGAAAAAAAATTAAGCCAGGCTGAATCGGTGACCACACTTTTGGAAAAGGGGCAAAGCCCTGAAGAAATCCTGGAAATTTTGCTGGGCGACTTTGGCGTCAACATCATCGACCGCCTGCCTGCCCAGTTTAAGTGCGACTGCTCCAGAGAACGTGTCACCAAGGCCCTCATCAGCGTGGGCGAAAAGGATTTGCAGGAAATGATCGATGACGGCAAGACCATCGAGGTCAACTGTGATTTCTGCAACAAGCACTACTACTTTACCCCAGAGGATCTCCAGATCCTGCTTCAGAAAGTGACAAAGAAAAAAATGCAGAAATTTAAACTCATGGACGCAGAACAATAA
- the pdxS gene encoding pyridoxal 5'-phosphate synthase lyase subunit PdxS, whose protein sequence is MSNELNKNLAQMFKGGVIMDVTTPEEARIAQECGAVAVMALERVPSDIRKEGGVARMSDPKMIKEIQEAVTIPVMAKVRIGHIAEAQILESLKIDYIDESEVLTPADESFHIDKTAFKVPFVCGARNLGEALRRIGEGASMIRTKGEAGTGNVVEAVRHMRTIQADMRKVAGMRREELMACAREIGAPYDLVCVVHETGRLPVVNFSAGGIATPADAALMMQLGSEGVFVGSGIFKSENPEKVGKAIVRATAYYNDPQVLAEVSEGLGKAMSGIDLKDLNEEARYAERGW, encoded by the coding sequence ATGTCAAATGAATTAAATAAAAACCTGGCCCAGATGTTTAAAGGCGGAGTGATCATGGATGTCACCACGCCGGAGGAAGCGAGAATCGCCCAGGAATGCGGCGCGGTGGCCGTTATGGCCCTGGAGCGGGTTCCTTCGGATATCCGAAAGGAGGGCGGTGTCGCGAGAATGAGCGATCCGAAGATGATTAAGGAGATCCAGGAGGCGGTGACCATCCCAGTGATGGCGAAGGTGCGGATCGGCCATATCGCTGAAGCACAGATACTTGAATCGCTTAAAATAGACTATATCGATGAAAGCGAAGTCCTGACGCCGGCGGATGAAAGCTTTCACATTGACAAAACCGCCTTTAAGGTTCCCTTTGTCTGTGGCGCGAGAAACCTTGGGGAGGCGCTGCGCCGTATCGGGGAGGGGGCTTCCATGATCCGTACAAAGGGTGAGGCCGGCACCGGCAATGTCGTCGAGGCAGTGCGCCATATGCGGACGATCCAGGCCGACATGCGTAAGGTGGCTGGAATGCGCAGAGAGGAGCTCATGGCCTGTGCCAGGGAGATCGGCGCGCCGTACGATCTGGTGTGTGTGGTCCACGAAACCGGCAGGCTGCCCGTGGTCAATTTTTCGGCCGGCGGCATTGCCACGCCGGCCGACGCGGCGCTTATGATGCAGCTTGGCAGTGAGGGCGTTTTTGTAGGATCGGGTATTTTTAAATCGGAGAATCCCGAAAAGGTAGGAAAAGCCATTGTCAGGGCAACGGCTTATTACAACGATCCCCAGGTTCTGGCAGAGGTCAGCGAGGGCCTTGGAAAAGCCATGTCTGGTATTGATCTGAAGGACTTGAACGAGGAAGCGCGCTATGCGGAACGGGGCTGGTAA
- a CDS encoding DUF951 domain-containing protein: MENKEYGLGDIVELKKKHPCGSYNWKIIRMGGEIKLKCTGCEHMVIVPRSKFNKMIKKVVEHHGEDK, encoded by the coding sequence ATGGAAAACAAGGAATACGGCCTCGGGGATATTGTGGAGCTGAAAAAAAAGCATCCCTGCGGCAGCTACAACTGGAAGATCATCCGCATGGGCGGAGAAATCAAATTAAAATGTACCGGCTGTGAGCATATGGTCATTGTGCCCCGGTCCAAGTTTAACAAGATGATTAAAAAAGTTGTTGAACACCACGGGGAAGATAAATAG
- the ssb gene encoding single-stranded DNA-binding protein, whose translation MNKVILVGRLARDPELRTTNTGKSVATFSLAVDRRFKQEGQPTADFFNIVAWGRQAEVICQYLGKGRQMALTGRLQSRSYDAQDGSKRYVTEVVLEEFDFIGSKNDGGGSGYNDNFGGGYNQAPAKAAPQPANNMPLDFDDDFHLMADDDEVPF comes from the coding sequence GTGAATAAAGTAATTTTAGTAGGAAGATTAGCAAGAGACCCTGAACTGCGCACAACCAACACCGGAAAATCAGTAGCGACATTTTCTTTAGCTGTTGACAGACGGTTTAAACAGGAAGGTCAGCCAACCGCCGACTTTTTCAATATTGTTGCATGGGGAAGACAGGCTGAAGTCATCTGCCAGTATCTTGGCAAGGGCAGACAAATGGCTCTGACCGGAAGATTACAGTCCCGTTCCTACGACGCTCAGGATGGCTCTAAACGTTATGTGACAGAGGTTGTTCTGGAAGAATTTGATTTCATCGGGAGTAAAAACGACGGCGGCGGAAGCGGCTACAATGATAATTTTGGCGGCGGCTATAACCAGGCTCCGGCAAAAGCGGCACCGCAGCCAGCCAATAATATGCCTTTAGATTTCGACGACGATTTCCATTTGATGGCAGACGATGACGAAGTACCTTTTTAA
- the rpsF gene encoding 30S ribosomal protein S6: MRAYETVFVLQPELEKEVTDSWIEKVKGAIAAAGEVGTVDEWGKRKLAYEIDKKYTEGYYVVIEFKAEQSVLDSLDYLFKMNEEFIRSIIVKKEK; this comes from the coding sequence ATGAGAGCTTACGAAACAGTATTTGTTTTACAACCTGAATTAGAAAAGGAAGTTACAGATTCCTGGATTGAGAAGGTTAAAGGCGCCATTGCAGCAGCAGGTGAAGTTGGAACTGTTGATGAATGGGGTAAAAGAAAGTTAGCTTACGAAATCGACAAAAAGTATACCGAAGGTTACTATGTTGTGATTGAATTCAAAGCTGAACAGTCTGTATTAGACAGCCTTGACTACTTATTCAAGATGAATGAAGAGTTCATCAGAAGCATCATCGTTAAAAAAGAAAAATAG
- a CDS encoding PLP-dependent aminotransferase family protein produces the protein MLTFILNPDHEIPLYQQLYSFIRKEIETGRLHPGEKLTSKRKLAAHLKISQNTVATAYEQLAAEGYIVSKPKSGYYVAVLEDMLPGLPEASPGETVRTDEKPAREQWLYDFKTNTVDANFFPFPTWAKISREILHNRSRNLLRAVDPRGYYPLRKAIADYVHQYRGVNCRPEQIIIGAGSEYLLGLAVQLLGRKSRYAVENPNYNKVYKVIKSNGADVSLMSLDSDGVSVESLKHSGADILHLTPSHQFPLGIVMPVGRRMALLKWALESPERYILEDDYDSEFRFSGRPIPALQGLDTADKVIYFNTFTRSLAPSMRISYMILPERLLHCYCKDFSFYSSTVPRFEQHTLHQFMEGGHFERHLSRMRKIYKVRRNKMLECIGRLPMADKIKISGENAGLHLLLKFEPPYTEKALIEQAKAAGIRVYGLSEYYIEPDAKMPQNVIVMGYASFTEEEIEAAVALLGRAWRVIG, from the coding sequence ATGCTGACCTTTATTCTAAACCCCGATCACGAAATTCCACTCTACCAGCAGCTGTACAGCTTTATCCGGAAAGAAATCGAGACTGGCAGGCTGCATCCCGGCGAAAAGCTGACCTCAAAAAGAAAACTGGCGGCCCACCTGAAAATCAGTCAGAATACGGTGGCCACAGCCTACGAACAGCTGGCAGCTGAGGGCTATATTGTCTCAAAGCCTAAAAGCGGCTATTACGTGGCCGTTCTGGAGGACATGCTGCCCGGTCTGCCGGAGGCCTCTCCCGGGGAAACCGTCCGCACAGACGAAAAGCCGGCCCGTGAGCAATGGCTTTACGACTTTAAAACCAACACTGTCGACGCCAACTTTTTCCCCTTTCCCACCTGGGCCAAAATTTCACGGGAAATTCTCCACAACCGCAGCCGCAATCTGCTGAGGGCCGTGGATCCCCGGGGCTATTACCCTCTGAGAAAGGCCATCGCGGACTACGTGCACCAATACCGCGGGGTCAACTGCAGACCGGAGCAGATCATCATAGGCGCCGGGTCGGAATATCTGCTGGGCCTTGCGGTGCAGCTCCTTGGCCGGAAAAGCCGATATGCGGTGGAAAATCCCAACTACAACAAAGTCTATAAGGTCATCAAAAGCAATGGCGCAGACGTGAGCCTGATGTCTCTGGATAGCGATGGGGTATCGGTGGAAAGCCTGAAGCATTCCGGCGCGGATATTCTGCACCTCACGCCCTCACACCAGTTTCCCCTGGGCATCGTTATGCCTGTGGGCCGGCGCATGGCGCTGCTGAAGTGGGCGCTGGAATCCCCGGAGCGCTATATTCTGGAGGATGACTACGACAGCGAATTCCGTTTCAGCGGCCGCCCCATTCCTGCCCTCCAGGGGCTGGACACAGCGGATAAGGTGATTTATTTCAACACCTTTACCCGGAGCCTGGCCCCATCCATGCGTATTTCTTACATGATTCTGCCCGAGCGCCTGCTGCATTGCTACTGTAAGGATTTCTCCTTTTATTCCTCCACGGTCCCGCGCTTCGAGCAGCATACCCTGCACCAGTTCATGGAGGGCGGACATTTTGAACGGCATTTAAGCCGGATGCGCAAAATCTATAAGGTGCGGCGGAACAAAATGCTGGAATGTATCGGCCGTCTGCCCATGGCGGATAAAATCAAAATCTCCGGTGAAAACGCCGGGCTTCATCTTCTTTTGAAATTTGAACCGCCCTATACCGAAAAAGCGCTCATTGAGCAGGCAAAGGCAGCCGGTATCCGGGTCTACGGCCTGTCGGAATACTATATTGAACCGGATGCCAAAATGCCGCAAAACGTCATTGTCATGGGCTATGCCAGCTTTACAGAAGAAGAAATTGAAGCCGCTGTGGCGCTCTTAGGCCGCGCCTGGCGTGTGATTGGCTGA
- a CDS encoding mechanosensitive ion channel family protein — translation MVYENVGDLWQHLLSGIDLSELTEKMFSVVITIIAFFILIKVCNGLVNKFFNENKKNITLQERKRILTLKKALKTFLRTALLITELLTILSFFTDVGALLAVAGVGTLAIGFGAQGLVEDVMSGFVIIFENQFSVGDYVTIDNDHYGVVETIGVRTTAVREMDGGLFIIHNGKIDRLINHSKGTIKAVVDVGVAYEENIDYVLSVLREICEEVYNANETLFVGKPEVLGVTRMDPSSMNIRIIADEDAARKVKAETALRKRIKEVFDEKGIEIPYGKYVVYSNGQSKPQIMEK, via the coding sequence ATGGTATACGAAAATGTCGGAGATCTCTGGCAGCATTTGCTGAGCGGTATTGATCTGAGCGAACTGACGGAAAAAATGTTTTCGGTGGTCATCACCATCATTGCGTTTTTTATTCTCATAAAGGTGTGCAATGGACTTGTCAATAAGTTTTTTAATGAAAACAAAAAAAACATCACCTTACAGGAGCGAAAAAGAATACTTACCCTTAAAAAGGCTTTAAAGACCTTTTTAAGGACAGCTCTGCTTATCACGGAACTATTGACCATTTTATCCTTTTTCACCGACGTAGGGGCCCTTCTCGCAGTTGCCGGAGTTGGAACTCTTGCCATTGGTTTTGGCGCGCAGGGCCTGGTGGAGGATGTCATGAGTGGCTTTGTCATTATTTTTGAGAATCAGTTTTCTGTGGGCGATTATGTCACCATTGACAATGACCACTACGGAGTGGTGGAGACCATCGGTGTCCGCACAACAGCGGTCCGGGAAATGGACGGGGGCCTGTTCATTATCCATAACGGAAAGATTGACCGGCTCATCAACCACTCCAAGGGAACCATCAAAGCGGTAGTAGACGTTGGTGTCGCCTACGAGGAAAATATTGATTATGTGCTTTCCGTTCTGCGTGAAATCTGTGAGGAAGTCTACAACGCCAACGAAACCCTGTTTGTCGGGAAGCCGGAGGTGCTGGGGGTAACCCGGATGGATCCGTCTTCCATGAACATCCGCATCATTGCCGATGAGGACGCCGCCAGAAAAGTCAAGGCAGAAACTGCGCTCAGAAAACGCATCAAGGAAGTTTTTGATGAAAAGGGAATCGAAATCCCTTACGGCAAGTACGTTGTCTATTCCAATGGACAGTCCAAGCCGCAGATTATGGAAAAATAG
- the rplI gene encoding 50S ribosomal protein L9 — translation MKVVLLEDVQNVGKAGDIVNVKDGYGRNFLIKTNKGLPGTKENIAKAEEARALKAQQMEEERQAAVALAKVIDGTTVTIAEKAGEDGKLFGSVTSKDIAEALESQKEIKVDKRKISLNAPVRNVGRIEVKVKTYAGVEGNLTVVVEAAK, via the coding sequence ATGAAAGTAGTATTATTAGAAGATGTTCAAAATGTCGGTAAAGCCGGCGATATTGTCAATGTTAAGGACGGCTATGGCCGCAACTTTTTAATCAAGACGAACAAAGGGCTCCCGGGTACCAAGGAAAATATTGCCAAGGCAGAAGAAGCACGGGCACTCAAAGCACAGCAGATGGAAGAAGAACGCCAGGCGGCCGTTGCTTTGGCAAAAGTCATTGACGGCACGACTGTCACCATTGCAGAAAAAGCAGGGGAAGACGGCAAGCTGTTCGGTTCTGTAACCAGCAAGGACATTGCCGAAGCACTGGAAAGCCAGAAAGAAATTAAAGTGGATAAACGCAAGATCTCTTTAAACGCACCCGTCAGAAATGTTGGACGCATTGAGGTGAAGGTTAAAACCTATGCCGGCGTCGAAGGCAATTTGACAGTGGTGGTCGAAGCTGCGAAATAA